A window of Nicotiana sylvestris chromosome 8, ASM39365v2, whole genome shotgun sequence genomic DNA:
ATGGTTGATGAATATAAGGAATGTGAAAGTGGCGGTGGCGGTGACGGTGACGGTGACGGAAGAGATGGGAACTTACAATCTTGAAGCTAGAAAAATTAATTTTGTTTTTCCTGGATTGTCACTATGTCTTATTTGCGTAAAAATAGCACGAGTTAGCTAGTTTTCGGAttagtcatttaaaaatagccagcatttgcaaagtcattgaaaaataaccactatttttctgtaacacggaaagttccagcataatattctggagatcggtgcactatgtatgaacttccagtatattatgctggaactccaacatgcgCAAAGtttcagtatattatgttggaccggtatattatactggaactctagtataatatactggagttccagtatacttatgctggaattctggcataatatactggagtatttttccggattttgaatagtattttcgttcaaatttatttttacatgaaaaagagttaaatttcgattacttttaaaactgtgactattttGGAATGACCACATGGACGATCATTCTAATAAAGTtaaattaatatatttatttatttgtttttattcGTGTTTGTAATCTGCTGATGGATGGATGATGTATGAATTTTATGGTATTTAATAAACTATAGTTGTGCTTTCTCTGCTACATTTGCAAAGCTGTAGGTGGCATAACGTATTATATTTTGTCTTTCAAGCTGCGTACATGGGGCGGATGAAGTGCCGAATTCAACTGAACTCGGTATTTTCAACGCATCACATAAATTTATATGAAAAAATCTCCTAAAAATACGAACTCATAAAGCTCAAATTCTAGATTCGTCCCTAAGTaaacataaaagaaaagaaatgagacTAGCTGAAACCTAGGACGCACCTAGTATCACGTTTTCCTAGCACAAATCTTAGATCTTGTTTTCCTAGAACAAAATCATTAATGTGAATGCAAGTTTGACCGAATCATGGGATCATGTCCCTATGTTGTATTTTTGCAGCTATAGTTGTCACTcaccaatttaagtgacaaaacAACACCCCCCCTTTCCCTTTCCACTAATTTAACCTAACACAAACCACTAGCTTTGACTTTGAGTCCGAAACCTAAATAATATTAgtattttggactcaaaatacctttatacaattaaaaaaaattatatttctaactaaaacgtaatattatactgcattttagttTAACGGAAAGTTAATCGTTAAAGAAAAACGTAGTATAATATTATGTTTTaatgaataaattattttttaatataaaacGCATTATAATACAACGTTTTAGTAAAACATTTTATTATAATATGTTTTACTTCAAAGTCAAAGTGTCATCATGAACTTTTTCAGAACTTTAGCTATATAGTAATTTGATTTTCAGAACTTTCCATGATGGATTCAAAATATAATTTTGCtaattttcttttttgtattttatgtagCACTTTTAAATTGTGTGAATCGATTTGTAATACTTTGAGAAATTTTTTGgctaaatatacaaaatttataaAGTATTATTTTGAGAAAATCTTTGGATAGTTATCATTTTATGAAACGCACAATTGATCGTTGTCACTAATTACAACATGTCATATTCAAAttatatatctatctatatctatctaaactatattaaaagcacgaaggcctttAACTAAATATCGTTCGCATTTTTTACTCCTTTAAAATATAATTCacattagacaaaatagtcatttgattatcctaatatttaggacctaaaaattcattaaaatttagttattaaatctttacttatttaaaCTAGGTACCTAAAATGTAAGACTTTAAAAGCAATTAAAATTTTaccttaaataaataattaagaaGTCAATTATTTGACTACATGCGTACAAATTTTGTAGCCGTTCTTTTGAAGTAATTTCTATATGGCAATTGGAAAATGAGTATTTTTTTTAGAAGAAATTTATTTACTTCAATTAGTATTTGCGACAAATTACAATGAATTTTAGGTCTTAAATATTAGGATAATCAAATGACCATTTTGTCTAATGTGAATTATATTATAATGGAGTAAAAAATGCGAACGATATTACGCTAAAGAcctcgtgcttttaatatagtatagatagatatagatagatatataaGTTGAATATGACATGTTGTAATTACCGACAATGACCAATTGTACGTTTCATAAAATGATAACTAGCCAAAGATTTTCTCAAAATAATACTGTGTAAATTTTGTATATTTCACCAAAGATTTTCTATTCACACAATTTAAAAGTGctacataaaatacaaaaaaaaaattagcaaATTTATACTTTGAGTCCATCGTGAAAAGTTCTGAAAAAGTTCTAAAAGTCAAATGACGTTAAAGTTCTGAAAAAGTTCATGATGGCAGTTTGACTTTGACGTAAAACGTATTATAATACAACGTTTAAAACGTTTTATTAAAATACGTTTTacattaaaaaaaatgatttattCATTAAAACGTAGAATTATACTACGTTTTCCTTTAACGATTAACTTTTCGTTAAACTAAAACacagtataatactacgttttagttaaaaatgtaactttttttttaactgtataaaggtattttgagtccaaaatacCATTATTTAGGTTTGGACTCCTTTGACTTTATGCCACTTCACACAATACAGCAAACAAAAATACTTATTTTTTTAATCCACAAAATAATCACCAAACACACGCTTAGATCCTAGTTTGAATAGGATGTCACTGGCATCCCCTCCACCACCTTTGACAATTGACATTTTCCAAAGCATAAATCACCGAGTAGGGCGGGCGAGTTGTGTTTGAATTTAGGCGGCTCAAAATGGAGTCAATAAATGAGCACGTCAATGATCCGCCCAAACATTATTTGAGCTAAAATAGGCTACCCGCCCAACTCTTACCAAACTTTAATTAACGTGTTATTTTCttataaattatttaattaccaaataatttttttttatgatcATATATAGCATATCaaccaaaaaaattaattttaaaatattttaacaaaGTTACTCATGAATTAATTTGTGCTAAAAATCAGCCAAATTTTAGATGGACTAAGACGAGCTAGGTTAAGATGGCTGAATTCAACAAATGAGCAAGTCAATCACTGACTCAACCTTGGGCAAGTTGAGTGAATTTTGGCTCAAATTGCTACCCTTAACACCAAGTTTGTAGCAAAGGGGACAGCCACATTAATCAATTCAAAATAGTGTAAAGAGTGGGTGAGTGTCCCCACAGCTTCTTTTTGACCCAGACAAATTATGTTTCTGAATAATGAATTCAAGATTCACTTTTCTCGATTGAGACACCATTTTCATTATTTTACTAAATAATATGCTCCatatattgaaaaaaaaaaaaaaaatcattgatgTTATAGGTGGGAATCAAGAACTGACTTTGACTCAAAAGGAGAAAATGTCAATTCTAAGGGGAAATAACCTTCCAATAGACTAGGGTTCAATATTGCAAAGTCCAGTATACTTTGACAAACTCATTATAAACATACAATAATATATAAAAAGTACACTTGTTTAAATATGCTAGCAATAGTATACTCAACGACGACAACAACATACCCAAAAAATGAAGATCTACTACCTCCCCACTCCACATGGAGAAAGGTTTTACGGaatctttaaaaaattaatgAGGACTATGGAGAAAGCACTAGCATTATTAAATAGCACATGGAAGCTTCTTTTACTGTAATTAATCATTTCCAATTTGTAAGTGTTTCAATCAAATAGTCTCCATTTTAAATGACTTTAGCGTCATCTACATCTTGTACCTTCTTTATATTGTCACATACCACAAGAAATCCTTCCATTTTGAGCACGCCTTACGTTATAGCATTGGCGTAACAGGTCAAATTGTCGTCATGTCGCAGATTCGATCCGTGAAAATaacctcttgcaaaaatgcaggaTAAGCATGCGTACAATAAACCCTCGGCCCTTCccgaaccccgcgcatagcgggagcttagtacaCTGGGCTGCCCTTACGGCATGCGCTATACTGAAAAGGTACTTGTTGCCTAAGCATGTTTTGAAAAGATCCAGTTTATACAGCACATGCATATAAGCTACCAGAAAAGGAAGAGGGAGCCAACACTAGGAAGGAAGAAAAATAAGACCTCTAAAACTAAATTGCAGAAAATTAAACTGAGAAGACTTTTGGAACCCAGAAAGGGAGATGAAGTTCAGAATTTTACTGAAAGAACTATGCTACACTAGTCGCCATATTAGGACATCTAGTATATACTTGGGATATTTTACATTGGCTCATTTTTTTTTCTAAATGTAGTGGCTATAAGTTAAATTTGGATGGATCCAAGGAAATTTAACGTGAATTGAACAAATGAAGAAATACATTCGAGAATCAATTGAGAGAAAAATACACGGAGAGAAGGCCGAAGGAGAGGAAAGGCTCGAGAGTCGTACACTGTCATACTTCACTGACCTCACCTTCCCTACAGACACCGACATCCACCACCATGCCTTTCGCCTTTGATCGTAAGACTCTGCAGCAGTTCCTCCTTGGAGACTGCCAAAAATCAATATACACCAGTTTGAAGACAAGCAGTAGCTCTATccaaataaaataacaaaaatgtGACTTCTAGCTATTTGCAAATGCAATCTTATTGTTCAGTTAGCTAATTATATTACAGGCAGAATACATCGACAGCCCCTTTGAAAAGCTTCTGCGTGTGTTCTCAAGCGCCCATTATGTGGATAAGTTAAACCACTTAAAATATGCCACCTCCTTTAATTATATATATCATATATAAGCCATTGTtataacacaaaaaaaaaaaaacagtgtCCAATAAGAACACTTCATCATGTGTTCAGGTGCTCAACTGGAACAGTCCTTAGTTCGAGTGTCTAATGAAATATGCTAGCAGGTTTAAGGTGTTATTGATGTATTccgcctatatatatatatatatatatatatatatatatatatatatatatgtgtgtgtgtgtgtgtttatcaGTTCAAATCAACCCTTTACAGGTATATACTTTTTCCTATATGATACCATACAACGTACGGTAACATACATCTTTGATGATTTTGAAGCAAAAATAAGTGAATAAACTAAAGGAACTTACCCGATCCCATAGGTGTGGGTCAGGCTTCTTATGAACCTGAATACGATCAACAACAGCAGGGTCTGCCATCTTCCACTTGCATGCTGGATGAGGAACTCGATGACGAGTATACTGGCTAACTGTTTGGTTGTTGTAAGGATCCAATTTAGCATTTGATAAATAAAACACAAAAGGTTTTTGACAAGGGTTCCTCGCAACTGGTCTCGTGTTAAACGCATATGCAGTATAATCTGCTCTTTTATACCAATTTAGGAATGTCCTTGATGGCATTTCTATTTCACGGGGAGACAAAATGCCACGGAATATTTGAACTGCAAACCCCCATGATATCGACACGGTCCAACCATTAGTTCTGTCGTAGCAAATGGATTGTTGCATAAGACCAGCCGAGTCGAGCTTCATTGGAACTGTAAGACGCTGTAAAGCTTGCACTCGAGTCACATTGGGAAAGATTGGCTCCACCACATCAAGATGGTGCAATGTCACTAATGGTGCTATTGGATGTGATGCTAGAAGCCCGAATAAGTTCCCGTACACATCATACTGTGTTGCCATAATAAAGAAAGTCAGAGTCAGATAGGCTTTTATTTAAATCATTAACAAGGTACAAAGCACAGACACAATTACATCTGGACCAGCAACTTCCATGATGCAGTAAACAGAAGAATTAAAAGCTACTGTATTGTCGATAAATTCATAGACGCACAAGCCAAAAACCGAAACAAGAATACACAGATTAGCAGGTCATTTCTGCTTCCAGTGTCAAAACACAAACGACCCAATCTAGGACAAGATAAGCTCCGAACATGGCGACTAATTTAACTTCTTTACACCCTCAATTAAAAAAAGCAAAATCCTGCATTCACCAGCACAAGTACTGTGTTCCGCCCCTAATTACCCAGACTTGGTCATTAACATAAAAATATCTCCTCATAGACAACTCAAGCAGAATATCAAAAGAGTAACAAGGAAAAAAACAATACAAGAAACCACATTCTTCCGAGAAAACGGATTTAGCTCAAATCTGCAAATTAAAGgaaccttttttttcctttttctttcttttattgggagaattcacataaaaatgtcatctttaaattagtATAGAAGTCTCCAAGCTTCTACTACCACTCTTGCATTCTTCTTCTGTGGGTTTGGCACACATGTGACAATTGATACTGACTTGTCCTAGAATTCACAAAATTAACAGACTCCTCTAGTAACTTAGAGtaagaggcggatccaggatttaaatcttatgggttcaattttaatgtttttaacattaaacgcattatatttttaaagttatgggttcatatctattatttttgcaattttaatgaatttttacataaaaatttttactccgcgtcgaaaattatgggttcagttgaacccgtagtTATTACACTACATCCGCCTCTGCTTACAGTAAGCAGACACACATGTGATGTCTTTTAAGACTCATTAAGAAAACCCCACTACCAATAGTGAAAATGCAGTACTCAACAATGTGAAATGTTGTCAGGTTTTGCTCCCACATTGATAACTATTTCTACATATTCATTGCAATGTGAAAATGGTAAAAACAAATCATACAAATGAAACTTCAACGAAGATATATGCACCGAAAGTGTGAAGAATTTTACACCATTATCCCGATTTTAACCGGCTATAGCAGGTCATTACTCTTATTTTCTCGGGTTTCATATCAGACTTGCTATGAAGATTTACCTGTAAGTCAATTTAACCCAGCAAAAAATTAATACATTGACCGTGCGTGAAACTTAAACTCATAAAACATATATTCAAGATTCACCCTAAGCAAATGCAACAAtaacaactcagtataatcccacaagtggggtctggtgagggtagtgtatacgcagatcTTATTCCTACCCTGTGCGATAGAGAGACTGCTTCTGATACACCCTCGTCACATGGGCGGAGGTAGCGTGGTAGCTACCGGTTCGGACCCGTACCTTTTGCTTAAACTCGGTATTTGTAGTGAAATTATTAAATAAGTAAAAATATTTAATTGCGAACCCATTAACTAAAACGAGCTAGGGTTCGATGACAAGATTAGAACCCATAATCTTAAAATACTGGAAAAATAAATGGAATCAGGAAAAATAAATGGAACAGTAACAACAACAGAGGCCAAAAGATAGAATCAGGAAAAATAAATGGAAAAAGCAATATCAGTAATAAGTAACAATGGCACACACTAAGCAAATGCACTGTCGGCAAAAAGAGTAAAAACCCAAAAAGGAAaagttaaaaaacaaaaataggaAACCAAACTAACCTGATGAAAACCGAGTTCTTTAGTGAGAGGAACACCAAGTTCAGCCATACAAGCCTGCATTCTATCATCAGAACCATAAAGTCCAGGATACCTTTGAATACACTTATCTTGCATTTTCTCAAGAGCTTTAGCTAAAGGATAGCTAATAGCAAATCCACCACCCCCATATGCCATActataagaaaaataaatattctgcAAATGACTCTCACTTAAACTCCCAATATAATAATACTGATTATGATCATACTTATTCAAAATCCTCACTAAATTATCAGTTACAAAAACAGTATCGTCATCTCCCATTACAAACCACCTCACATTTTCCATCCCTAACCTTAAAGTCTCCGAAACAATTCTTGATATTCTTATCGCCGACCGGTGACCTTGTCGGTTCGTGTACGAAAACCGGGAAGTATCGCCGGAGATTCTTAGCTCCGGCAACGCTCCCCGGTCATCTTTTACCGTTTTTACCGGTTTATCTAACCAAACAATACCTCTCATTTTTTCCTCCGGTTTCCACCATAGCTTTATataatcttttcttttttcccatAGCTTCGCTGATGCTGCAATGCCGAAAACTATATGTTCAAGCCCAGTTTTTTCTTCTTCGTTAACAATTAAGGGCTGGATCGAGTTAGTGGAATTAAAGGAGGAGGAATGAAGGAGTAGACTGTTACGAGTGAAAACGACGTCGTTGCTGTTGCAGGGTTTAGAGGAAACATCAACAAGCTTAAGAGTGTAAACAATATAAGTGGCAGAAACAAAAAGGATAAGCGACACCATTAATTTAGGCAAAGCtctattttgtaaaacaaatggTGACCCAGAAGAAGAAGAACTTCTCATCTGATGATCCCAACAGATAATTTTTTCTGAATCTTTTTCTTTCTGGGTCACTTTCATTCTCACTCCCTTTACAAAACCCAAAAcaataatccctcaaactaaCAATAATTCAGAAAAAACATATGGGTATATTTTTAGCCAAAATTTTAGTATTCCGGTATCAGTATTTTTCTGAAAATTTGAGAAGGTGACTGTTGGATCTGGTAAAAAGAAACAGAAGAAGAGGGGGTTATGAATATGTGAGTAAGAACTAAAGAGATATGGCTGAAAAATAGAATAGGGGTTTcagagaaaaaggaaaacaacatgCATTGGGGAATTGCTGTTATcaagaagaaagagagaagagaagaggcCGCACTCTTTCTGATTTTTCTCAGCTACAGCTAAGAGGGAGAGAGTAAGAACGGAAGAGTCCTTTAGCCAAAGTTGTCATCTTTTTGTAAATTTTTCTAGTTTAACATAATATcatcaaaaaaaaggaaaaaataaaacacATCCAAGTCGAACcactttttttcattattttcacTTAAGTACACATACTAAAAGAGCCAATTTGACTCACCACTCACAATTATTTAATATTTGATGTTTATTAATTTAACTAATTAAGAGTAATATTGAGGAGAGCCTTGGAACATTGATAAAGTTATTTTCATATGACGTATAAGTTAAAGGTTCGAACTTTAAAGTAAATTACTAATATTTATATCAGGATATTGGCTCAAACCACCTTTGCCAAAAAATTATATTAtgtataaggtaaaatattaCTTGATATTAATTAAAAATAGACTTTAAATACATTTATTGAATTTTCTGGTTTCGCCACTAGGTAAGATGGgtaaatacttatccacatcggGTGTTTACCAAACTATATTAACTCACcatggttaattaatttaattagatgaGAATGCATATAATTTATTATGGTTAAATGATTGAAGTCCATATGCAAGACACATATTATGTATCTATTGGTTTGGTATAAACATTCGATACGGGTAAGTTTTTATCGGTAAAATGCCTACATTATATCTTATTAAGAATATGGTGCTTTATCAAATACTGCATAAATACGGGATATTTTGTGCACTTAGCTATCCAAAAGTTCATTTAACACCATCATGCTATCGTGGTCACCACGCATAAAAAAAATTTAACACCACACATATTTCACTCTCACTGGTTTTCATACTATGTCTTCTAGTGGgcatttggacataaaaattgtgaaatttcaggaaaaaaaattaaaaaattaagtataaataatatttaaatattagAATTGTGTTTGAATATAAATATAATTTAGAGTTATTtatgaatttttgtgagtgatttgaagtaaaacttttgaaaaatagtgtttttgaaatttttaaattttcgaaaaatttaaaattcaattTCAAGTGAAATTTAGATTTTTTATTGCTAAACATTGATTTtggaaaaagtaaaaatattccaaaaaaaaaagtgaaaaatccTTTTGGCCAAACTGGCGCCTTGTGATTTCTATTTTCCACAATTTACGACCTCTGTTTCCtgcaaaaaaaaatagtaaaaattagAACAGTAGAGTAATTAAATATTTATCATACTTTTTGTCGGGGAACTCTCTCTCACACAGTGAGTGGTGCACTTTGTGTGAGCTGAAAGAGAGAGTTTCAACACTCTAGGGATTTAGATACGCGACGCGTGTCGTCCAATTAATAAATTCAGCGGAAAAAGACGTGGCAGTATTTGAGTATTGGCTACTGGGGTCGGTGGGATTTGATCTCTTGTGAACCCAACCTGCGGAAAAATAAATTTATGGACCTGACAAATGTCGGAATAACTTTATTAAAATAGAAATTTCTTCCGATTAAAAATATTCGTCTGAAAATTTctgaaaatagtaaaaatgcaaAAGGACGAGGAACGATTAGTTAATAGATTATGTGAAGCAAAggcaactttctttctttttttttacatgAAGGGTAACTAATTACTACTTACTCTGATTTGTTGCGCATATTAACTAAGTAGCGGTTTGAATATAAATTTTTGAAACTTAAAAAGAAATTAAGTTATGTtggaaaataattattaaaagttaaagtttggacatgcattttacttttaaaaaaatctaaaattaatcaaatttcatgaacaaacaatattttaaatttaataataataataataataataaatttatATTCAAATGGGAGCTCAAAAAATTTATAGGAGTTATATGATAAATtggaataaaaaaaatacatggtAAAATTGAGGAAGTGTAACTAACATGCGTATATGTCATGTTTCCATAAGTTTGACGCAAGGAGTTGTGGGGTTTTCATTTCCCACAATAAATTCAGCCAATAAATAAAATTACTTATTATGGAGCGAAGGGAGTAATTCATGCATTGGAACTGCTATGCAGTGTAAGGAGTGAGTGAGTGATCGTCGGGTTTTACGTGTGAATTATCtcatattcgacctcgctcgaattctCTCACATTCGACCCCGCTCGAATTATTTCACATTCGACCCCACTCGAATTATTTTACATTCGACCCCGCTCGAATTAtttcacattcgacctcgctcgaactacttCACATTCGACCGCGCTCGAAATCTTCAAATTTCGACCGCGTCGAACGTTGATATCATCAAAAAAAACCGAGGGCCTCCCCacagagcaaaaaaaaaaaaaagaacacaaATCAGAGATACATAGCAAAAAGAGAGTTGTTCCATTACAACTGTCATATTACAATACTTTTTACAAAGGGCACAAAGACGCCCTCACAAAAATAGCATGACAAAACAAAAATAAGTACAACAACTTTACACTGCATGATCCCCATCGGCGTACTCATCATCATACCATGAATCGGAGGCGAGCATGTccgcatcatcatcaacatcatcCCCGCCAGGCGTAGTGTAACCACAAGCTTTACGGGTCGCACGTGCTTTAACACGGACACCCTCGAGTTCTGCTTCGAAAACTTTCCCGTCAGCCTTCAGGGACTTATACACATCAAGCTGAGCCTCGGCGTGAACCCACATCTCATACAACTCCAGCGGCACAACGGGGTCGACAGAAGTATGAGATGTAGATGGTTGTGACTGTCGTCGTACTACCTCATCCTTCGAAGCAACAACCTGATTGTTCAATCTGGACAACTCCGCCTCCAGATCCTGGATCGGCTCTTCTAACCTCGCCACC
This region includes:
- the LOC104215204 gene encoding uncharacterized protein, with product MKVTQKEKDSEKIICWDHQMRSSSSSGSPFVLQNRALPKLMVSLILFVSATYIVYTLKLVDVSSKPCNSNDVVFTRNSLLLHSSSFNSTNSIQPLIVNEEEKTGLEHIVFGIAASAKLWEKRKDYIKLWWKPEEKMRGIVWLDKPVKTVKDDRGALPELRISGDTSRFSYTNRQGHRSAIRISRIVSETLRLGMENVRWFVMGDDDTVFVTDNLVRILNKYDHNQYYYIGSLSESHLQNIYFSYSMAYGGGGFAISYPLAKALEKMQDKCIQRYPGLYGSDDRMQACMAELGVPLTKELGFHQYDVYGNLFGLLASHPIAPLVTLHHLDVVEPIFPNVTRVQALQRLTVPMKLDSAGLMQQSICYDRTNGWTVSISWGFAVQIFRGILSPREIEMPSRTFLNWYKRADYTAYAFNTRPVARNPCQKPFVFYLSNAKLDPYNNQTVSQYTRHRVPHPACKWKMADPAVVDRIQVHKKPDPHLWDRSPRRNCCRVLRSKAKGMVVDVGVCREGEVSEV